A DNA window from Daucus carota subsp. sativus chromosome 3, DH1 v3.0, whole genome shotgun sequence contains the following coding sequences:
- the LOC108210906 gene encoding mannitol dehydrogenase, translated as MAKSSETEHPVKAFGWAARDTSGLLSPFKFSRRETGEKDVRLKVLYCGICHSDLHMIKNEWGITSYPVVPGHEIVGVVTEVGSKVEKVKVGDNVGIGCLVGSCGSCESCCDDLENHCAKQVLTYGSPYFDGTMTHGGYSESMVADERFIVRWPENLPLDSGAPLLCAGITTYSPLKYFALDKPGTKVGVVGLGGLGHLAVKLAKAFGAHVTVISTSESKKKEALEKLGADSFLISRDPEQLQGAMSSLDGIIDTVSATHAVAPLLGLLKPNGKLVMVGGPEKPLEVPVFPLLMGRKILAGSNIGGLKETQEMLDFAAKHNITADVEVISMDYVNTAMERLLKSDVRYRFVIDVANTLKME; from the exons ATGGCCAAATCATCCGAAACTGAACACCCTGTCAAGGCTTTTGGCTGGGCTGCCAGGGACACTTCTGGACTTCTTTCTCCCTTCAAATTTTCAAGAAG GGAGACAGGGGAGAAGGATGTGAGGTTGAAAGTGTTGTACTGCGGAATTTGTCATTCCGATCTTCACATGATCAAGAATGAATGGGGAATCACAAGCTACCCTGTTGTTCCAGG GCATGAAATTGTTGGTGTGGTAACTGAAGTCGGGAGCAAAGTTGAGAAGGTTAAGGTTGGAGATAATGTTGGAATAGGGTGCTTAGTTGGATCTTGTGGTTCTTGTGAAAGTTGCTGTGATGATTTGGAGAATCACTGTGCAAAGCAAGTACTGACTTATGGTTCTCCATATTTTGATGGAACCATGACACACGGAGGATATTCTGAATCTATGGTTGCAGATGAGCGCTTCATTGTTCGTTGGCCAGAGAATTTGCCACTTGATTCTGGTGCTCCTCTACTATGTGCTGGGATTACCACATATAGTCCCCTCAAATACTTTGCACTCGACAAGCCTGGCACTAAGGTTGGTGTTGTAGGCTTAGGTGGGCTAGGCCATCTGGCTGTAAAGTTGGCAAAAGCTTTTGGCGCTCATGTTACTGTAATAAGTACTTCTGAAAGCAAAAAGAAGGAAGCACTGGAAAAACTCGGTGCAGATTCCTTTTTGATAAGTCGTGATCCAGAACAATTGCAG GGTGCGATGAGCTCACTTGATGGTATTATTGATACTGTATCTGCTACTCACGCTGTTGCTCCACTGCTTGGGTTATTAAAGCCTAATGGAAAGCTTGTCATGGTTGGTGGACCTGAAAAGCCACTTGAGGTGCCAGTGTTTCCTTTGCTTATGG GGAGGAAGATTCTTGCTGGCTCTAACATTGGTGGACTGAAGGAAACACAAGAAATGCTTGATTTTGCAGCGAAGCACAACATAACAGCTGATGTTGAAGTTATTTCAATGGACTATGTGAACACTGCAATGGAGAGACTTCTGAAGTCTGATGTTCGATACAGGTTTGTCATCGACGTTGCCAATACCTTGAAGATGGAGTGA